From the Montipora capricornis isolate CH-2021 chromosome 2, ASM3666992v2, whole genome shotgun sequence genome, one window contains:
- the LOC138021459 gene encoding exosome complex component RRP4-like — MSVDARLPKKRKKSTPLSGIEPRHIVSPGDVITEDTGYMRGHGTYVDGDKLIASVAGVVERVNKLICVRPFRTRYNGEVGDVVVGRVTEVGQKRWKVETFSRLDSVLLLSSVNLPGGELRRRSAEDELMMRHFLAEGDLISAEVQSVYSDGSLSLHTRSLKYGKLREGTLVQVPPSLVKRCKTHFLNLPCGATVILGNNGYVWICPLEDEQATLTDNQTDRLAADDIPPKKIQDSARATFALLRNCVLPLTVHGVMLFDSSLQYAYGISLWHTVKELLKPEIKEEIAETVRQRLMQEA, encoded by the exons ATGTCTGTTGATGCAAGGTTGcctaagaaaagaaagaagagtaCCCCTTTATCCGGGATTGAACCGAGGCACATTGTGTCACCAGGCGATGTCATCACAGAGGACACTGGATACATGAG AGGACATGGTACATATGTTGATGGTGATAAATTGATAGCCTCAGTTGCTGGAGTTGTGGAGAGGGTGAATAAACTGATTTGTGTACGGCCATTTAGGACAAG GTACAATGGAGAAGTAGGGGATGTAGTAGTTGGCAGAGTAACAGAG GTTGGACAGAAGAGATGGAAGGTGGAGACATTTTCAAGACTGGATTCTGTGTTGCTACTTTCCTCTGTAAATTTGCCAGGTGGGGAGTTG AGAAGACGATCAGCCGAGGATGAATTGATGATGCGCCATTTTCTTGCAGAGGGTGACCTGATTAGT GCAGAGGTTCAGTCAGTATACAGTGATGGATCTCTCTCCTTGCATACTCGCAGTCTCAAATATGGAAAG CTCAGGGAGGGCACCCTTGTTCAGGTTCCACCATCACTGGTTAAGCGGTGCAAAACTCACTTTCTCAACCTTCCTTGTGGAGCTACAGTGATCCTGGGAAACAATGGCTATGTTTGGATTTGTCCTTTGGAAGATGAACAAGCCACCCTTACCGATAACCAGACAGACAGGCTTGCGGCCGATGATATACCACCTAAAAAG ATTCAAGACTCGGCTCGGGCGACGTTCGCTCTCCTACGTAACTGTGTCCTGCCGCTGACAGTCCATGGAGTGATGCTGTTTGACTCTTCCCTGCAGTATGCATACGGCATCTCCCTCTGGCACACG GTAAAGGAATTGCTTAAACCTGAAATCAAAGAAGAAATAGCCGAGACTGTCCGCCAGCGCCTTATGCAAGAAGCTTAA